The following are from one region of the Stigmatella ashevillena genome:
- a CDS encoding DUF3592 domain-containing protein produces MGFIFLAAGVAMGVICLVTLARTRRFLAQAHETQAEVVGNHSRHRNRKSTYYPVLRYRTPEGTQHEVISPVGSNPPRYREGAQVPLLFNPANPQEVRINNFLNLWLLPLLFGLLGAAFLLVGGLALTATALRR; encoded by the coding sequence ATGGGGTTCATCTTCTTGGCCGCAGGCGTCGCAATGGGGGTGATCTGCTTGGTCACACTCGCGCGTACCCGGCGCTTCCTCGCGCAGGCACACGAGACCCAGGCCGAGGTGGTGGGCAATCACTCGCGCCATCGCAACCGGAAGAGCACCTACTACCCGGTGCTGCGCTACCGGACCCCGGAGGGCACCCAACACGAGGTCATCTCTCCGGTAGGCTCCAACCCGCCCCGCTACCGGGAAGGAGCGCAGGTCCCCCTGCTCTTCAATCCTGCCAACCCCCAGGAGGTGCGCATCAATAACTTCCTCAACCTGTGGCTCCTGCCGCTCCTCTTCGGCCTCCTGGGCGCCGCCTTCCTGCTGGTGGGTGGACTCGCGCTGACGGCCACCGCCCTGCGGCGCTGA
- a CDS encoding lipase family protein, producing MFQPHISKQQEDVFALAVFANLSDGLRRSTEPGCDIEERTLGALNRALVKAKPFIGGWNVVWGPSVYLFNSSVFAVNTMYVAQSTLDPSQYVVAIAGTNMTSVFDWMAEELLVALQVPWSGGAEASGAKIALGIASGLTVLQEMTPSGHRPGAGKTLAEFLKTLTDAKVKIDVTGFGLGGALASTVALWLADTKGVPGHWDPQDNAQLTCLSLAAPSAGNGAFAAYADQKRGLKMVRFANDLDIVTQAWSASSLAKMATLYSPIIPGTEPIRALVGMAEQTTRKGDYTQVQALAPPLMGRVKYNEGFITVPPSPGGHFVDFIKQVGYQHIVPYFDWFHFNPGWMEALPPAFEEDSRALFAELAPGVRRALKAAGVQPPAELPGKNEGEGLRTLQAGRELYPVPRSAEGPEAENLVNVLAAALKRHAAHRN from the coding sequence ATGTTCCAGCCCCATATCAGCAAGCAGCAAGAGGATGTCTTCGCGCTCGCGGTCTTCGCGAATCTGTCGGATGGACTGCGCAGGAGCACCGAACCCGGCTGCGACATCGAGGAGAGGACGCTTGGAGCGCTCAACCGAGCACTCGTGAAGGCCAAACCGTTCATCGGTGGCTGGAACGTCGTGTGGGGCCCGAGTGTGTACCTGTTCAACTCGAGCGTGTTCGCCGTCAACACGATGTATGTCGCGCAGAGCACCCTGGATCCGTCGCAGTACGTCGTCGCGATCGCGGGGACCAATATGACGTCGGTGTTCGACTGGATGGCCGAGGAGCTCCTCGTGGCCTTGCAGGTGCCCTGGAGCGGCGGGGCCGAGGCCTCCGGGGCCAAGATTGCCCTGGGGATCGCCAGCGGCTTGACGGTCCTTCAGGAGATGACGCCCTCGGGCCACCGGCCCGGGGCGGGCAAGACGCTGGCCGAGTTCCTGAAAACGCTCACCGATGCGAAGGTGAAGATCGATGTGACAGGCTTTGGGCTCGGTGGCGCGCTGGCCTCGACGGTGGCACTGTGGCTTGCCGACACGAAGGGCGTGCCGGGACATTGGGATCCCCAGGACAACGCTCAGCTCACCTGTCTGTCATTGGCGGCCCCGAGCGCGGGCAATGGCGCCTTCGCCGCCTACGCGGACCAGAAGCGGGGCCTCAAGATGGTCCGCTTCGCCAACGACCTGGACATTGTTACGCAGGCGTGGAGCGCGTCCTCGCTGGCGAAGATGGCCACGCTCTACAGCCCCATCATTCCCGGGACGGAGCCCATCCGGGCGCTGGTGGGGATGGCGGAGCAGACCACGCGGAAGGGGGACTACACCCAGGTCCAGGCCTTGGCGCCCCCGCTGATGGGGAGGGTGAAATACAACGAAGGGTTCATCACGGTGCCGCCCAGTCCGGGGGGACACTTCGTCGACTTCATCAAGCAGGTGGGCTACCAGCACATCGTCCCCTATTTCGACTGGTTCCATTTCAATCCGGGGTGGATGGAGGCGCTTCCTCCGGCATTCGAGGAGGACTCTCGTGCGCTGTTCGCGGAGCTGGCGCCAGGGGTCCGCCGCGCCCTGAAGGCGGCAGGAGTGCAACCGCCGGCGGAGCTTCCGGGGAAGAACGAGGGGGAGGGCCTGCGCACGCTCCAGGCGGGCCGCGAGTTGTACCCGGTGCCTCGGAGTGCCGAAGGGCCGGAAGCCGAGAACCTCGTGAATGTCCTGGCCGCGGCGCTCAAGCGGCACGCGGCACACCGGAACTGA
- a CDS encoding DUF4091 domain-containing protein has protein sequence MHLKPLLVLLPWLMALPAAAARPAVWGESAMVKVRPNLAPRARPELQLTAARNEFVSFQVALHGGSTGLNGVRAKLNGFVGPTSISGPDVTLYRVAYLTTVRPSVPGTPVGPWPDGLVPDVDEIAGESRRAFPFDVPANEARAIWVDVHVPVDAPPGQYRGTVEVTSSAGAPSKVAVRLTVVDATLPSTPSLTTAFLVWPPHVCNAHTGSPDCPVAKQEELLARYHRMALEHRVSLSSGFPRVPQAWSHFETVWGPFLDGTAQTRLPGARLTSFQYVGERTAEGLTDFTAGAEARGWLSRAYDFVGDEPPYGIPFAELRQNAELTRQVAPELRTMVTTNSRELAKYGLEGLIDVAAPVVNHMDGTAPPFQGDQRATYNDFLSLPGRELWLYQSCMSHGCAYGTNAPENQPGAGWPSYMVDRSAAKARAMEWVSFLEGASGELYYQTVGMLASAWTDQFRFNGNGDGTLFYPGTPAAIGGATDVPVASIRLKLIRMGVQDYEWLQAVSDAGDPEFARRVARQLIPSASKVPDDGEAFERARRSLVARYLKLTGAPALPPEETSSPDTEVPPPPSTETPAPPTGTEPPAEEASLPEPPFASDPTSSVGPETEAEAAAGCSTGGTTGAVGGVLLMMAWLLTERRRVPVRSRAPRRR, from the coding sequence ATGCACCTCAAGCCTCTGCTGGTCCTGTTGCCGTGGTTGATGGCACTTCCCGCCGCCGCGGCGCGTCCCGCCGTCTGGGGCGAGAGTGCGATGGTGAAGGTCCGGCCGAACCTGGCGCCGCGCGCCCGGCCTGAACTCCAGCTCACGGCGGCCCGCAACGAGTTCGTCTCCTTCCAGGTGGCGTTGCACGGGGGGAGCACCGGGCTGAATGGGGTGCGGGCGAAGCTGAATGGCTTCGTGGGCCCCACGAGCATCTCGGGCCCGGATGTGACGCTGTACCGCGTGGCCTATCTGACGACGGTCCGGCCCTCGGTCCCAGGGACGCCGGTGGGGCCCTGGCCGGATGGGCTGGTGCCGGATGTGGACGAGATTGCCGGCGAGAGCCGCAGGGCCTTTCCCTTCGATGTTCCCGCGAACGAGGCCCGTGCCATCTGGGTGGATGTGCATGTGCCCGTGGACGCGCCTCCCGGGCAGTACCGGGGCACGGTGGAAGTGACGTCCTCGGCAGGCGCTCCTTCGAAAGTGGCCGTGCGGCTGACGGTGGTGGACGCGACGCTGCCCAGCACCCCCTCGTTGACCACGGCCTTCCTGGTGTGGCCTCCGCACGTGTGCAACGCGCACACGGGCAGCCCGGACTGTCCGGTGGCGAAGCAGGAGGAGCTGCTGGCGCGCTACCATCGCATGGCGCTCGAGCACCGGGTGTCGCTCTCCAGCGGCTTTCCGCGCGTGCCCCAGGCGTGGAGCCACTTCGAAACGGTGTGGGGTCCGTTCCTGGACGGCACGGCGCAGACGCGGCTGCCCGGCGCGCGGCTGACGAGCTTCCAGTACGTGGGCGAGCGCACGGCGGAGGGGCTCACGGACTTCACGGCCGGGGCCGAGGCGCGGGGCTGGCTGTCGCGGGCGTATGACTTCGTGGGAGATGAGCCGCCCTATGGCATTCCGTTCGCGGAGCTGCGCCAGAACGCGGAGCTGACACGGCAGGTGGCGCCGGAGCTGCGCACGATGGTGACGACGAACTCGCGGGAGCTGGCCAAGTACGGCCTGGAGGGCCTCATCGACGTGGCGGCGCCCGTGGTGAACCACATGGATGGGACGGCGCCTCCGTTTCAGGGAGATCAACGGGCCACCTACAATGACTTCCTCTCGCTGCCGGGCCGGGAGCTGTGGCTCTACCAGAGCTGCATGAGCCACGGGTGCGCGTACGGGACGAACGCGCCGGAGAACCAGCCGGGGGCAGGGTGGCCCTCCTATATGGTGGACCGCTCGGCGGCGAAGGCGCGGGCGATGGAGTGGGTGTCGTTCCTGGAAGGCGCCTCGGGCGAGCTGTACTACCAGACGGTGGGCATGCTGGCGTCGGCGTGGACGGACCAGTTCCGCTTCAACGGCAATGGGGATGGGACGCTGTTCTACCCAGGAACGCCCGCGGCCATTGGCGGCGCCACGGATGTGCCGGTGGCCTCCATCCGGTTGAAGCTCATCCGGATGGGCGTGCAGGACTACGAATGGCTTCAGGCGGTGAGCGATGCAGGGGACCCGGAGTTCGCACGCCGGGTGGCCCGCCAGCTCATCCCCTCGGCCTCGAAGGTGCCGGACGATGGCGAGGCATTCGAGCGCGCCCGGCGCTCGCTCGTTGCGCGCTACCTGAAGCTGACCGGAGCGCCCGCGCTCCCGCCGGAGGAGACCTCGTCGCCAGACACCGAAGTTCCTCCCCCGCCCAGCACCGAAACGCCCGCGCCCCCAACCGGGACGGAGCCTCCGGCGGAAGAGGCGTCTCTTCCAGAGCCTCCCTTCGCCAGCGATCCCACCTCTTCCGTGGGGCCTGAAACGGAGGCGGAGGCGGCTGCGGGATGCAGCACGGGGGGGACGACGGGAGCGGTGGGGGGCGTACTCCTGATGATGGCGTGGCTGCTGACCGAGCGGCGCCGGGTTCCCGTGCGGAGCCGGGCACCTCGCAGGCGATGA
- a CDS encoding carbonic anhydrase — protein MVKPFIAQVPYSEDHPHVLAIYCSDGRFTDAVEELASHLGHERIDTLTLPGGPGLLNRWSADYLESDMVTRAARFLIQGHDIQEVLLLAHAGCGYYRVRHGALGPEYVAEQQIKDLKDAARELTQAYPGLTVHTYFVRPHGKQIHFELVDP, from the coding sequence ATGGTCAAACCCTTCATTGCCCAAGTCCCTTACTCGGAAGACCATCCCCACGTTTTGGCCATCTACTGCTCGGACGGACGTTTCACGGACGCCGTGGAAGAACTGGCGAGCCACCTGGGCCATGAGCGCATCGACACCCTCACCCTCCCGGGTGGCCCTGGCCTGCTGAACCGGTGGTCGGCGGACTATCTGGAGAGCGACATGGTCACCCGTGCCGCGCGCTTCCTCATTCAGGGACACGACATCCAGGAGGTGTTGCTGTTGGCCCATGCGGGGTGCGGCTACTACCGCGTCCGTCACGGCGCCCTGGGGCCGGAGTATGTCGCGGAGCAGCAGATCAAAGACCTGAAGGATGCCGCCCGCGAGCTGACCCAGGCCTATCCTGGCCTCACCGTGCACACCTACTTCGTCCGCCCGCACGGCAAGCAGATCCACTTCGAGCTGGTGGACCCGTAG
- the upp gene encoding uracil phosphoribosyltransferase, with translation MSQDFPNCTVVDHPLVKHKLTLMRRVETSTASFRALLQEISQLLAYEAMRDLKLRDETIQTPLATMEAPVLDGKKLVLVAILRAGQGILDGMLQLVPSARVGHIGMYRDPETLMAVEYYYRVPGQLTDRDVIVCDPMLATGNSAIAALSRIKNSKPGSLRFVCLLACPEGLANLREHHPDVHVYTAAIDERLNEQGYILPGLGDAGDRLFGTK, from the coding sequence GTGAGTCAGGACTTCCCGAACTGTACCGTGGTGGATCACCCGCTGGTGAAGCACAAGCTGACGCTGATGCGGCGGGTGGAGACGAGCACGGCGAGCTTCCGCGCGCTGCTGCAGGAGATCTCGCAATTGCTGGCGTACGAGGCGATGCGGGATTTGAAGTTGCGCGACGAGACCATCCAGACGCCGCTGGCGACGATGGAAGCGCCGGTGCTGGACGGCAAGAAGCTGGTGCTGGTGGCCATCCTCCGCGCGGGCCAGGGCATCCTGGACGGCATGCTGCAACTCGTCCCATCGGCGCGCGTCGGGCACATCGGCATGTACCGGGACCCCGAGACGCTGATGGCGGTGGAGTACTACTACAGGGTTCCCGGACAGCTCACGGACCGTGACGTGATTGTCTGTGATCCGATGCTGGCCACGGGCAACTCGGCAATTGCTGCGCTCAGCCGCATCAAGAACAGCAAGCCAGGGAGCTTGCGGTTCGTGTGCTTGCTGGCGTGTCCCGAGGGGCTCGCGAACCTGCGTGAGCACCACCCGGATGTGCACGTGTATACAGCGGCCATCGACGAGCGGCTCAACGAGCAAGGCTACATCCTGCCGGGCCTCGGAGATGCAGGGGACCGGCTCTTCGGCACGAAGTAG
- a CDS encoding DUSAM domain-containing protein, with product MKEQHDWDKVLEWETRLDQGEALVLTPDVADLIRRVAREVALSEQEAQRALVTPADAAMLIRGICRRIREGSRRLMGAISEANRRMEAGDTAGARKILEDVLSVESVPLYRQHAEAELSYLE from the coding sequence ATGAAAGAGCAACACGATTGGGACAAGGTTCTGGAGTGGGAGACGCGCCTCGATCAAGGCGAGGCGCTTGTCCTCACCCCAGACGTTGCGGACCTGATCCGGCGTGTCGCGCGAGAGGTGGCCCTGTCCGAGCAGGAGGCACAAAGGGCGTTGGTTACTCCCGCCGATGCCGCCATGCTCATTCGGGGAATCTGCCGCCGAATTCGCGAGGGCTCGCGGCGCCTGATGGGTGCCATTTCCGAAGCCAACCGACGCATGGAGGCGGGTGATACCGCCGGAGCACGGAAGATTCTGGAGGATGTGCTCTCTGTCGAGAGCGTGCCCCTCTACCGGCAGCACGCGGAAGCGGAGCTGAGCTACTTGGAATAG
- a CDS encoding DUF2378 family protein produces the protein MNSTRLTGGAHALTLAAMVEKLVFDYAIEGLFLRGLAGQVTQRLKERLREGGIDLDQKLLPAYSFNTWLRCLEMTVAELFPALPEPDAWRLLGEFMVKGYQETPTGAAMLTLLTALGPHQRLARLQKSLRSGNNYTLTRLKTVAPTVVEVWVNDSSSTRYFVQGLIFAGMLMDRVPSLTVDILDCDAEGTTYRIAWRESRKKGLYR, from the coding sequence ATGAACAGCACTCGCTTGACTGGCGGAGCCCACGCGCTGACGCTGGCTGCCATGGTGGAGAAGCTCGTCTTTGATTACGCGATCGAAGGCCTCTTCCTTCGGGGGCTCGCGGGACAGGTGACGCAGCGGCTGAAGGAGCGGCTGCGAGAAGGGGGGATCGACCTGGACCAGAAGCTGCTCCCCGCCTACTCCTTCAATACGTGGCTGCGGTGTCTGGAGATGACGGTGGCCGAGCTGTTCCCGGCGCTGCCCGAGCCGGATGCCTGGCGGCTGCTGGGCGAGTTCATGGTGAAGGGCTACCAGGAGACCCCCACGGGGGCCGCCATGCTCACGCTGTTGACGGCGCTGGGGCCGCACCAGCGGCTGGCGCGTTTGCAGAAGAGCCTTCGCTCGGGCAACAACTATACCCTCACGCGGCTCAAGACGGTGGCGCCCACGGTGGTGGAAGTGTGGGTGAATGACTCGAGCAGCACGCGCTATTTCGTGCAGGGGCTCATCTTCGCGGGAATGCTCATGGACCGGGTGCCGAGCCTCACCGTGGACATCCTGGACTGTGATGCGGAGGGCACCACGTATCGCATTGCGTGGCGGGAGTCCCGGAAGAAAGGGCTGTACCGATGA
- a CDS encoding URC4/urg3 family protein encodes MPEASAAVRYLKSPLAVRERCHRLLELGRADRLPHFRVRMEQLPAVADYVLKVTREAYPTLDIPVHSRWGHFDVGGVARNAELDARLAGLPRAERARAKLDLVITSVLLDAGSGPRWKYQEAGGGQYARSEGLAVASFRMFLAGAFSSDPRQPLRADAAGLTGLTREALARGFQVTDANPLEGVEGRLALLQGLGRVLPRPGALYDALSPLGGTVRASEVLGLVLDRLGPIWPGRITLEGVNLGDVWPHSSLGPAGSADGLVPFHKLSQWLTYSLLEPLAEGGVEVTHLDELTGLPEYRNGGLLVDLGLLVPRDGRLLEEAFLPGSEPIVEWRALTVALLDEVAGRVRQTLGRTPGELPLAKVLQGGTWSAGRRIAAEKRPGGIPPIRIESDGTVF; translated from the coding sequence ATGCCTGAAGCCTCCGCCGCCGTCAGGTACCTGAAGAGCCCGCTCGCCGTCCGCGAGCGCTGCCACCGGTTGTTGGAGTTGGGGCGGGCGGACCGGCTGCCCCACTTCCGGGTGCGGATGGAGCAGCTGCCTGCGGTGGCGGACTACGTGCTGAAGGTGACGCGCGAGGCGTACCCCACGCTGGACATCCCCGTGCACAGCCGCTGGGGACACTTCGACGTGGGCGGCGTGGCGCGCAACGCGGAGCTGGACGCGAGGCTGGCCGGGCTGCCTCGCGCGGAGCGAGCGCGGGCGAAGCTGGACCTGGTCATCACCAGCGTCCTGCTGGACGCGGGCAGTGGGCCGCGCTGGAAATACCAGGAGGCCGGGGGAGGGCAGTACGCGCGCTCGGAGGGGCTGGCGGTGGCCAGCTTCCGGATGTTCCTGGCGGGCGCCTTCTCCTCGGATCCGCGCCAGCCGCTGCGCGCGGACGCGGCGGGCCTCACCGGGCTCACGCGCGAGGCGCTGGCGCGCGGGTTTCAAGTCACCGACGCCAATCCCCTGGAGGGGGTGGAGGGACGGCTGGCGCTGCTCCAAGGCCTGGGGCGGGTGCTGCCGCGGCCCGGGGCCCTGTATGACGCGCTGTCGCCTCTCGGTGGGACGGTGCGGGCCTCGGAGGTGCTGGGCCTGGTGCTGGACCGGCTCGGCCCCATCTGGCCGGGCCGCATCACCCTGGAAGGGGTGAACCTGGGCGATGTGTGGCCGCACTCCAGCCTGGGACCGGCCGGGAGCGCGGACGGGCTGGTGCCTTTCCACAAGTTATCCCAGTGGCTGACGTACTCGCTGCTGGAGCCGCTGGCCGAGGGCGGGGTGGAGGTGACGCACCTGGATGAGCTCACCGGGCTGCCCGAGTACCGCAATGGCGGGCTGCTGGTGGACCTGGGGCTGCTGGTGCCCCGGGACGGGCGGCTGCTGGAGGAGGCCTTCCTTCCAGGCTCCGAGCCCATCGTCGAGTGGCGGGCGCTCACCGTGGCGCTGCTGGACGAGGTGGCGGGGCGGGTGCGGCAGACCCTGGGGCGGACACCCGGAGAGCTGCCGCTGGCCAAGGTGCTCCAGGGAGGCACCTGGAGTGCGGGGCGGCGCATCGCCGCGGAGAAGCGCCCCGGGGGCATCCCGCCCATTCGCATCGAGAGCGACGGAACGGTCTTCTAA
- a CDS encoding GNAT family N-acetyltransferase, translating to MSGMDSVGRALIREARPEDDVAIGELLVDAYVTQYAKKLPEVVYTDERKRALREVAAKREVAAVLVAEVDGEVAGTVALFAPGAPGSEAWLPEAADLRHLATAVRYHGQGLAKPLLDAAEALAREWGVKAVCLHVRRGVTGVARMYQRRGYVRTPEGDLDTPTVFLEAYVLRLAA from the coding sequence ATGAGCGGAATGGACAGCGTGGGCCGGGCACTCATCCGTGAGGCGCGGCCCGAGGACGATGTCGCCATTGGCGAACTGCTGGTTGACGCGTATGTGACGCAATACGCGAAGAAGCTGCCCGAGGTGGTCTACACCGACGAGCGCAAGCGCGCCTTGCGCGAGGTGGCGGCCAAGCGCGAGGTGGCCGCGGTGCTGGTGGCCGAAGTGGACGGAGAGGTGGCGGGGACAGTGGCGCTCTTCGCGCCCGGCGCGCCAGGCTCCGAGGCGTGGCTGCCGGAGGCGGCGGACCTGAGGCACCTGGCCACGGCGGTCCGCTACCATGGCCAGGGTCTGGCCAAGCCCTTGTTGGATGCGGCCGAGGCGCTGGCGCGCGAGTGGGGCGTGAAGGCCGTGTGCCTGCACGTGCGCCGGGGTGTGACTGGCGTGGCGCGCATGTACCAGCGGCGGGGCTACGTGCGGACACCCGAAGGCGATCTGGACACGCCCACGGTCTTCCTCGAGGCCTATGTCCTGCGGCTCGCGGCGTGA
- a CDS encoding GTP cyclohydrolase II, with protein sequence MPEKKPVNHIRLTSHPDSDSQATRLVWGEAEPLRRGPVVATLTETAHRNVIGTHAGSYAIYRALAVAAGSLPQDHRADLTNTSPAEQIGPFPSWKDPERIVSMDPWGAVAPQVFRAYVDQGVDIRPTIAITRAHMNMPELRDAITAGRLIPDGHHLTANGDVKVTKAAVEPVWHLPGIAKRFGLTESALRRGLFEHTGGMFPELITRPDLHVFLPPIGGLTIYFFGKMETISDPNVPLAVRVHDECNGSDVFGSDICTCRPYLAHGVEECVRTAQAGGAGVIVYSRKEGRALGEVTKFLVYNARKRQEGGDSAATYFHRTECVAGVQDMRFQELMPDALHWMGITRIHRFVSMSDMKYNAITRSGIEIVERVPIPDGLVPADAQVEMEAKKAAGYYTPGKVANTQELQQVKGRDLDA encoded by the coding sequence ATGCCCGAAAAGAAGCCGGTCAATCACATCCGCCTCACCTCTCATCCGGACAGCGACTCGCAAGCCACGCGGCTGGTCTGGGGGGAGGCGGAACCTTTGCGCCGAGGCCCCGTGGTGGCCACGCTCACCGAGACCGCGCACCGCAACGTCATTGGCACGCATGCAGGCTCCTACGCCATCTACCGCGCGCTGGCCGTCGCCGCGGGCAGCCTGCCGCAGGACCACCGCGCCGACCTGACGAACACCTCGCCCGCGGAGCAGATTGGCCCCTTCCCGTCGTGGAAGGATCCCGAGCGCATCGTCTCCATGGATCCCTGGGGAGCGGTGGCCCCGCAGGTGTTCCGCGCCTATGTGGACCAGGGCGTGGACATCCGGCCCACCATCGCCATCACCCGCGCGCACATGAACATGCCGGAGCTGCGCGATGCCATCACCGCCGGGCGCCTCATTCCGGATGGCCACCACCTGACGGCCAATGGGGACGTGAAGGTGACGAAGGCAGCGGTGGAGCCGGTGTGGCACCTGCCCGGCATCGCCAAGCGCTTCGGACTGACGGAGAGCGCGCTGCGCCGCGGCCTCTTCGAGCACACCGGCGGCATGTTCCCGGAGCTCATCACCCGGCCGGACCTGCACGTCTTCCTGCCGCCCATTGGCGGACTCACCATCTACTTCTTCGGAAAGATGGAGACGATCTCCGACCCCAACGTGCCGCTGGCGGTCCGCGTGCACGATGAGTGCAATGGCTCGGACGTGTTCGGCAGCGACATCTGCACGTGCCGGCCGTACCTGGCGCACGGCGTCGAGGAGTGCGTGCGCACGGCGCAAGCCGGCGGCGCGGGAGTCATCGTCTACTCGCGCAAGGAGGGCCGCGCGCTGGGCGAGGTGACCAAGTTCCTCGTGTACAACGCGCGCAAGCGCCAGGAGGGCGGAGACTCGGCGGCCACCTACTTCCACCGCACCGAGTGCGTGGCGGGCGTGCAGGACATGCGCTTCCAGGAGCTGATGCCGGACGCGCTGCACTGGATGGGCATCACCCGGATCCACCGCTTCGTGTCCATGAGCGACATGAAGTACAACGCCATCACCCGCTCGGGCATCGAGATCGTCGAGCGCGTCCCCATCCCCGATGGGCTCGTCCCCGCGGACGCCCAGGTGGAGATGGAGGCCAAGAAGGCGGCCGGGTATTACACGCCGGGCAAGGTGGCCAACACCCAGGAGCTCCAGCAGGTGAAGGGACGGGACCTGGATGCCTGA
- the mmsA gene encoding CoA-acylating methylmalonate-semialdehyde dehydrogenase, which translates to MSFVQLPDSPVLCRNLVGGEWVSPVGAATLDVRSPYTGGVIGRVPLTPSAGVAPIVEAAKKAAVGWQAIGLRERTAHLSRFRALLEKNLERLAHLAASEAGKTVAEARAGLLKGLEVCDFSLSLQNLDTGGAMEVSRGVTCEFRREPLGVVAGITPFNFPAMVPMWMLPTALIVGNAFILKPSEKVPITACALGELLLEAGLPPGVFSLLHGGKEAVQGLLEHPDVQAVGFVGSSAVARRVYAEGAARGKRVLALGGAKNHLIVVPDADPDLTPQAVLDSFTGCAGQRCMAASVLVAVGNVQPLIDEVARRAAALQVGPGMGALIDRASQERLETAIARAESEGARVLVDGRGKKPQGATWAGGNWLGPTILDNVRPDMEAAQRELFGPLISIVRVPTLSAALELEAASPYGNAASIFTTNGAVAQHVVESARAGMVGVNVGVPVPREPFSFGGINESRFGHGDITGPGGVEFWSQTKKVTRKWTARTDGSWMS; encoded by the coding sequence ATGTCCTTCGTGCAACTTCCCGACAGTCCCGTTCTCTGCCGCAACCTCGTCGGTGGAGAGTGGGTTTCCCCCGTGGGCGCCGCGACGCTCGACGTGCGCAGTCCCTACACCGGAGGCGTGATCGGCCGCGTGCCCCTCACCCCCTCGGCGGGAGTTGCCCCCATCGTCGAAGCCGCGAAGAAGGCCGCCGTGGGCTGGCAAGCCATCGGCCTGCGCGAGCGCACCGCGCACCTGTCCCGCTTCCGAGCGTTGCTGGAGAAGAACCTGGAGCGCTTGGCCCACCTCGCCGCCAGTGAGGCGGGCAAGACGGTGGCCGAGGCCCGCGCGGGGCTCCTCAAGGGGCTCGAGGTGTGTGACTTCTCCCTCTCGCTCCAGAACCTGGACACGGGCGGCGCGATGGAAGTGAGCCGCGGGGTGACGTGCGAGTTCCGCCGCGAGCCCCTGGGGGTCGTCGCCGGCATCACCCCCTTCAACTTCCCGGCCATGGTGCCGATGTGGATGCTCCCCACGGCGCTCATCGTGGGCAACGCCTTCATCCTCAAGCCCTCGGAGAAGGTGCCGATCACCGCGTGTGCCCTGGGCGAGCTGCTGCTCGAGGCGGGGCTTCCTCCCGGCGTCTTCTCCCTGCTTCACGGCGGCAAGGAGGCCGTGCAGGGGCTGCTGGAGCACCCGGATGTCCAGGCGGTGGGCTTCGTCGGCTCGTCCGCGGTGGCCCGGCGCGTGTACGCGGAAGGGGCCGCGCGCGGCAAGCGCGTGCTGGCCCTGGGCGGCGCGAAGAACCACCTCATCGTCGTTCCAGACGCGGATCCGGATCTCACCCCGCAGGCCGTGTTGGACTCGTTCACCGGGTGCGCGGGCCAGCGCTGCATGGCCGCCAGCGTGCTGGTGGCCGTGGGCAATGTGCAGCCCCTCATTGACGAGGTGGCGCGCCGCGCGGCCGCGCTGCAGGTCGGGCCGGGCATGGGCGCCCTCATCGACCGGGCGAGCCAAGAGCGGCTGGAGACGGCCATCGCCCGCGCCGAGTCCGAGGGTGCGCGCGTGTTGGTGGATGGGCGCGGCAAGAAGCCCCAGGGGGCCACCTGGGCCGGTGGCAACTGGCTGGGGCCCACGATCCTCGACAACGTCCGCCCGGACATGGAGGCAGCGCAGCGGGAGCTGTTCGGCCCGTTGATCTCCATCGTCCGCGTGCCCACGCTGTCGGCGGCGCTGGAGCTGGAGGCCGCCTCGCCCTACGGCAACGCCGCCTCCATCTTCACCACCAACGGCGCGGTGGCCCAGCACGTGGTGGAGAGCGCCCGCGCGGGCATGGTGGGCGTCAATGTGGGGGTGCCCGTGCCCCGCGAGCCTTTCTCTTTCGGCGGCATCAACGAGTCCCGCTTCGGCCATGGCGACATCACGGGCCCCGGCGGCGTCGAGTTCTGGAGCCAGACCAAGAAGGTGACGCGCAAGTGGACGGCGCGCACCGATGGCTCGTGGATGAGCTGA